The Cyclobacteriaceae bacterium genome includes a region encoding these proteins:
- a CDS encoding YceI family protein has protein sequence MNFILVFILLGLYSDTSAQTYLPIDATSEVSFKIKNFGSTVDGTFKGLNGTIDFDPANLSNAKFDVAVNATTIDTGIRMRDNHLRKADYFGVADFSTIRFVSTGVVVSRNPNELILTGKLTIKKTTKEITFPFGYSASNVGLQFKGQFKINRRDFGVGGNSFNLSDEVTVMLDVKTSK, from the coding sequence ATGAATTTCATTTTAGTTTTTATTCTACTGGGTCTATATTCAGATACATCTGCGCAGACGTATCTCCCTATTGATGCTACCTCAGAGGTTAGTTTTAAAATTAAAAACTTTGGCTCGACGGTCGACGGAACTTTTAAAGGTCTTAATGGCACTATTGATTTTGACCCCGCGAATCTTTCAAATGCGAAGTTTGATGTTGCCGTTAATGCAACCACTATTGATACCGGGATTAGAATGCGGGACAATCATTTGCGCAAGGCTGATTACTTTGGAGTAGCCGACTTTTCCACGATACGATTTGTTTCCACCGGAGTTGTTGTCTCACGCAATCCTAATGAACTAATTTTGACGGGTAAGTTGACCATCAAGAAGACCACGAAGGAAATCACATTTCCATTCGGCTATTCAGCGAGTAATGTTGGCCTGCAATTCAAGGGGCAATTTAAAATTAATCGAAGGGACTTTGGTGTAGGCGGGAACAGTTTCAACCTTTCGGATGAAGTAACTGTAATGCTCGATGTCAAGACTTCAAAGTAG
- a CDS encoding LytTR family transcriptional regulator, with amino-acid sequence MKKILLKPFPSYSFSARQTLISILSGLIVFLIFYIMQPFNINRLSQSSQLTYSIVYGTVTSVCLLLLTIISPLLFPNVFKEERWIVGKEVLFQLTAIIIIAASNLLAYQFLENDVIGFTSFFKFLLATFVVGLLPISFSVLVKQKILLDQYQRTSVDINNQLAQNKQIIPTVTSKTNSITDNEIVTAATEKMILLKGESHSEKLELLEKDLWILATADNYINIVYRADGTIKHTLFRSTLTRMERQVAGFDNIIRCHRGFIINVSKVEKTIPTAQGLSLKLEQQVKLIPVGKTYLNRINELLRS; translated from the coding sequence ATGAAGAAAATCTTGCTTAAGCCATTTCCATCTTATAGTTTTTCGGCGCGACAAACACTAATCAGTATTTTATCAGGATTAATAGTGTTCCTTATTTTCTATATCATGCAGCCGTTTAATATTAACAGGCTGTCGCAATCTTCACAACTGACTTATTCAATTGTGTACGGTACGGTTACCTCTGTTTGCCTTTTATTGTTAACCATAATTTCGCCATTATTATTTCCTAATGTGTTTAAAGAAGAAAGATGGATAGTAGGCAAAGAAGTTCTTTTTCAATTAACTGCAATTATTATTATTGCCGCTTCAAATTTACTGGCTTACCAATTTTTAGAAAACGATGTTATTGGGTTCACAAGTTTTTTTAAATTTTTACTAGCGACCTTTGTCGTAGGTTTATTACCAATCAGTTTTTCTGTTTTAGTAAAGCAAAAAATACTGCTCGATCAATATCAAAGAACTTCAGTTGACATTAATAATCAACTGGCGCAAAATAAACAGATAATTCCAACAGTAACTTCGAAAACTAACAGCATTACAGATAACGAAATTGTAACGGCTGCCACGGAAAAAATGATTCTATTGAAAGGAGAAAGCCATAGTGAAAAATTAGAACTGTTGGAGAAGGATTTATGGATTTTAGCTACAGCAGATAATTATATCAATATTGTTTATAGAGCGGATGGAACAATAAAACACACATTGTTCAGAAGTACATTAACAAGAATGGAACGACAGGTTGCAGGTTTTGATAATATAATAAGGTGTCATCGTGGGTTCATCATTAATGTGTCTAAAGTAGAAAAAACCATACCCACTGCGCAGGGTTTGAGCTTAAAATTGGAGCAGCAGGTAAAATTGATACCCGTAGGAAAAACCTATTTGAATAGAATAAATGAATTACTCAGGTCGTAA